The following are encoded together in the Fundulus heteroclitus isolate FHET01 unplaced genomic scaffold, MU-UCD_Fhet_4.1 scaffold_43, whole genome shotgun sequence genome:
- the LOC118560435 gene encoding G-protein coupled receptor 4-like translates to MISWLDWITTAIGLPFTLIVIVAVFLQVKKNQCCPIFVINLLFSDVIQFCGRITLNKGYFIGYVIFNFGLFASVGFMVCISLERYLVIAKPLWYRFRRNIKTSVVVCVVVWVLSVLFYLIVFLPFDRMIVFTILSYAFLLPIPVFIFCFVRTIKALSGALSFPADKKRRIAAIQVAVLLTYTLLFMPIIIVRLNKYSSISIYIFNICLFLSPLADTTLYLLSRKSFLDKLLASLCSCETSDSQEMSTRDIESTTVANTETV, encoded by the exons atgattagTTGGTTGGATTGGATTACCACTGCAATTGGACTTCCTTTTACTCTAATAGTAATAGTTGCAGTTTTTCTACAG GTGAAAAAGAACCAGTGTTGCCCTATCTTCGTCATCAACCTTCTCTTTTCTGATGTTATTCAGTTCTGTGGCAGAATTACATTAAATAAGGGTTATTTTATTGGTTATGTCATCTTTAACTTTGGTCTATTTGCCAGTGTTGGATTCATGGTCTGTATCTCCCTGGAAAG GTATTTGGTCATTGCCAAGCCACTGTGGTACAGATTCAGGAGAAACATCAAGACATCTGTGGTTGTCTGTGTCGTGGTCTGGgttctttctgttcttttttaccTAATCGTTTTTCTGCCTTTTGATCGTATGATTGTTTTCACCATCTTGTCATATGCTTTCCTCCTGCCCATCCCCGTGTTCATCTTCTGCTTTGTTAGGACTATTAAAGCTCTTTCTGGAGCCCTCAGTTTCccagcagataaaaaaagacGAATTGCAGCCATTCAGGTTGCAGTTCTGCTAACTTACACTCTACTTTTCATGCCCATCATAATTGTCCGGTTAAATAAATATAGTTCTAtaagtatttatatttttaatatttgtctGTTTCTTAGTCCCCTTGCAGACACAACTTTGTATTTGTTAAGTCggaaaagcttcctggataagtTGCTGGCTTCACTCTGTTCTTGTGAAACATCTGACAGTCAGGAGATGAGCACCAGGGATATTGAAAGCACGACTGTGGCAAATACTGAGACTGTGTAG